One genomic segment of Scophthalmus maximus strain ysfricsl-2021 chromosome 3, ASM2237912v1, whole genome shotgun sequence includes these proteins:
- the hdr gene encoding hematopoietic death receptor isoform X1 yields MTNFFLVVPFLILPYVPTGASAFHLGGSRTRRDDNCRYDLEYRHGNLCCVNCPAGTHLKSHCTRSGEKGKCQECDYGTYTEHGNELNQCFKCTQCRPDQEIVRPCTPTQDTQCQCRRGRFCVPDQACEVCKKCLRCEQGQEVVRNCTSTSDSECKKIQLSPGSSSANAAVIVPLVLILLLAAVIIVGGFFWWKKRRRTTDPEGDLHEGTKAGQHLTNNSPTEERAIGDTRRPSSSHWPLVRARPPAGTEDERRVLCESLSSSASNSQHSLTGPPPASLTNRPNACPAAPWQPDRRTEEPFPKLVPLKGEESLRKCFEYFEEIEFNYQKRFFRHLGINDNVIKSKDPLPYEDRIHELLNIWVEREGRDAALDDLLKALLDLNQRRTAETVKEKAIHNGHYRVCESL; encoded by the exons GTTGTTCCCTTTTTGATCTTGCCCTACGTACCCACGGGGGCGTCTGCCTTCCACCTGGGAGGCAGCAGGACACGGCGGGATGACAACTGCCGCTACGACCTGGAGTACCGGCACGGAAACCTCTGCTGTGTCAACTGTCCAGCGG gtaCCCACTTGAAATCCCACTGCACCAGATCCGGAGAGAAGGGAAAGTGTCAGGAATGCGACTACGGGACGTACACCGAGCACGGCAATGAACTGAATCAGTGTTTCAAGTGCACACAGTGTCGCCCAG atCAGGAAATTGTCAGGCCGTGTACACCCACTCAAGATACTCAGTGTCAGTGCAGACGGGGCAGGTTTTGTGTCCCCGACCAGGCTTGTGAAGTGTGCAAGAAATGTTTAAG GTGTGAACAAGGTCAGGAGGTGGTGAGGAACTGCACCTCGACCTCCGACAGTGAGTGCAAGAAGATCCAGCTGAGCCCCGGCTCTTCCTCCG CAAATGCAGCAGTGATTGTGCCACTCGTGctgattcttcttcttgctgCGGTCATCATCGTGGGAGGATTCTTCTGGTGGAAGAAGAGACGAAGAACAACAG ACCCTGAGGGAGACCTGCATGAGGGGACGAAAGCTGGACAG CATCTCACTAACAACTCTCCCACCGAGGAGAGGGCGATCGGGGACACCCGGAGGCCCAGCTCCTCACACTGGCCACTGGTGAGAGCCAGGCCCCCGGCCGGGACGGAGGACGAGCGCAGGGTTCTCTGTGAAAGCCTCAGCAGCTCGGCCAGCAACTCGCAGCACAGTCTAACCGGCCCGCCCCCCGCCTCGCTCACAAACCGCCCCAATGCCTGCCCCGCGGCCCCCTGGCAGCCCGACAGGAGG acaGAGGAGCCGTTTCCCAAACTGGTCCCCTTGAAAG GTGAAGAGTCTTTGAGGAAATGCTTCGAGTACTTTGAGGAAATCGAGTTCAACTACCAGAAGAGATTCTTCCGTCACCTCGGCATCAACGACAACGTGATCAAGAGCAAAGATCCCCTCCCCTACGAGGACAGGATCCACGAGCTGCTGAACATCTGGGTGGAGCGAGAGGGCCGGGACGCCGCCCTGGACGACCTGCTGAAAGCGCTTCTGGATTTGAACCAAAGGCGAACGGCCGAGACCGTCAAGGAGAAGGCGATTCACAACGGCCATTACCGGGTCTGTGAGAGTTTGTGA
- the hdr gene encoding hematopoietic death receptor isoform X3, with translation MTNFFLVVPFLILPYVPTGASAFHLGGSRTRRDDNCRYDLEYRHGNLCCVNCPAGTHLKSHCTRSGEKGKCQECDYGTYTEHGNELNQCFKCTQCRPDQEIVRPCTPTQDTQCQCRRGRFCVPDQACEVCKKCLRCEQGQEVVRNCTSTSDSECKKIQLSPGSSSANAAVIVPLVLILLLAAVIIVGGFFWWKKRRRTTDPEGDLHEGTKAGQTEEPFPKLVPLKGEESLRKCFEYFEEIEFNYQKRFFRHLGINDNVIKSKDPLPYEDRIHELLNIWVEREGRDAALDDLLKALLDLNQRRTAETVKEKAIHNGHYRVCESL, from the exons GTTGTTCCCTTTTTGATCTTGCCCTACGTACCCACGGGGGCGTCTGCCTTCCACCTGGGAGGCAGCAGGACACGGCGGGATGACAACTGCCGCTACGACCTGGAGTACCGGCACGGAAACCTCTGCTGTGTCAACTGTCCAGCGG gtaCCCACTTGAAATCCCACTGCACCAGATCCGGAGAGAAGGGAAAGTGTCAGGAATGCGACTACGGGACGTACACCGAGCACGGCAATGAACTGAATCAGTGTTTCAAGTGCACACAGTGTCGCCCAG atCAGGAAATTGTCAGGCCGTGTACACCCACTCAAGATACTCAGTGTCAGTGCAGACGGGGCAGGTTTTGTGTCCCCGACCAGGCTTGTGAAGTGTGCAAGAAATGTTTAAG GTGTGAACAAGGTCAGGAGGTGGTGAGGAACTGCACCTCGACCTCCGACAGTGAGTGCAAGAAGATCCAGCTGAGCCCCGGCTCTTCCTCCG CAAATGCAGCAGTGATTGTGCCACTCGTGctgattcttcttcttgctgCGGTCATCATCGTGGGAGGATTCTTCTGGTGGAAGAAGAGACGAAGAACAACAG ACCCTGAGGGAGACCTGCATGAGGGGACGAAAGCTGGACAG acaGAGGAGCCGTTTCCCAAACTGGTCCCCTTGAAAG GTGAAGAGTCTTTGAGGAAATGCTTCGAGTACTTTGAGGAAATCGAGTTCAACTACCAGAAGAGATTCTTCCGTCACCTCGGCATCAACGACAACGTGATCAAGAGCAAAGATCCCCTCCCCTACGAGGACAGGATCCACGAGCTGCTGAACATCTGGGTGGAGCGAGAGGGCCGGGACGCCGCCCTGGACGACCTGCTGAAAGCGCTTCTGGATTTGAACCAAAGGCGAACGGCCGAGACCGTCAAGGAGAAGGCGATTCACAACGGCCATTACCGGGTCTGTGAGAGTTTGTGA
- the hdr gene encoding hematopoietic death receptor isoform X2 → MTNFFLVVPFLILPYVPTGASAFHLGGSRTRRDDNCRYDLEYRHGNLCCVNCPAGTHLKSHCTRSGEKGKCQECDYGTYTEHGNELNQCFKCTQCRPDQEIVRPCTPTQDTQCQCRRGRFCVPDQACEVCKKCLRCEQGQEVVRNCTSTSDSECKKIQLSPGSSSANAAVIVPLVLILLLAAVIIVGGFFWWKKRRRTTDPEGDLHEGTKAGQHLTNNSPTEERAIGDTRRPSSSHWPLTEEPFPKLVPLKGEESLRKCFEYFEEIEFNYQKRFFRHLGINDNVIKSKDPLPYEDRIHELLNIWVEREGRDAALDDLLKALLDLNQRRTAETVKEKAIHNGHYRVCESL, encoded by the exons GTTGTTCCCTTTTTGATCTTGCCCTACGTACCCACGGGGGCGTCTGCCTTCCACCTGGGAGGCAGCAGGACACGGCGGGATGACAACTGCCGCTACGACCTGGAGTACCGGCACGGAAACCTCTGCTGTGTCAACTGTCCAGCGG gtaCCCACTTGAAATCCCACTGCACCAGATCCGGAGAGAAGGGAAAGTGTCAGGAATGCGACTACGGGACGTACACCGAGCACGGCAATGAACTGAATCAGTGTTTCAAGTGCACACAGTGTCGCCCAG atCAGGAAATTGTCAGGCCGTGTACACCCACTCAAGATACTCAGTGTCAGTGCAGACGGGGCAGGTTTTGTGTCCCCGACCAGGCTTGTGAAGTGTGCAAGAAATGTTTAAG GTGTGAACAAGGTCAGGAGGTGGTGAGGAACTGCACCTCGACCTCCGACAGTGAGTGCAAGAAGATCCAGCTGAGCCCCGGCTCTTCCTCCG CAAATGCAGCAGTGATTGTGCCACTCGTGctgattcttcttcttgctgCGGTCATCATCGTGGGAGGATTCTTCTGGTGGAAGAAGAGACGAAGAACAACAG ACCCTGAGGGAGACCTGCATGAGGGGACGAAAGCTGGACAG CATCTCACTAACAACTCTCCCACCGAGGAGAGGGCGATCGGGGACACCCGGAGGCCCAGCTCCTCACACTGGCCACTG acaGAGGAGCCGTTTCCCAAACTGGTCCCCTTGAAAG GTGAAGAGTCTTTGAGGAAATGCTTCGAGTACTTTGAGGAAATCGAGTTCAACTACCAGAAGAGATTCTTCCGTCACCTCGGCATCAACGACAACGTGATCAAGAGCAAAGATCCCCTCCCCTACGAGGACAGGATCCACGAGCTGCTGAACATCTGGGTGGAGCGAGAGGGCCGGGACGCCGCCCTGGACGACCTGCTGAAAGCGCTTCTGGATTTGAACCAAAGGCGAACGGCCGAGACCGTCAAGGAGAAGGCGATTCACAACGGCCATTACCGGGTCTGTGAGAGTTTGTGA